From one Anaerococcus prevotii DSM 20548 genomic stretch:
- a CDS encoding transcription repressor NadR has protein sequence MNIKDRQLEIIRILQDRTSPISGGSLAEKFGLSRQVIVKDISILKASGYQIKSNNKGYWLSQSSKIQFIIKCSHRDEEIGDELNIIVDRGGEILDVFINHKTYGLIKKELNIKSRKGVDVFIKSIDESTPLKNLTENIHYHTIRVDNDFAKESIEDKLREKGILID, from the coding sequence ATGAATATCAAAGACAGACAACTAGAAATTATAAGAATCTTACAAGATAGGACCAGCCCCATATCTGGAGGAAGCTTAGCAGAGAAATTCGGCCTAAGTCGCCAGGTTATAGTCAAGGATATCTCTATCCTTAAGGCAAGTGGCTATCAGATAAAATCAAACAACAAGGGATACTGGCTAAGCCAGTCTTCGAAGATACAATTTATCATAAAATGCTCCCACAGGGACGAAGAAATAGGAGATGAGCTAAACATCATAGTAGATAGGGGAGGAGAAATCCTAGATGTCTTCATCAACCACAAGACCTATGGACTTATCAAGAAAGAGCTAAATATCAAATCAAGAAAGGGCGTAGATGTCTTTATCAAATCAATAGACGAATCAACTCCCCTAAAAAATCTAACAGAAAATATCCACTATCACACCATAAGGGTGGATAATGACTTCGCCAAAGAAAGTATAGAGGATAAGCTTAGGGAAAAGGGGATACTAATAGACTAG
- a CDS encoding ABC transporter substrate-binding protein/permease produces MKKLVKIILALILIITPLGQVNASEEDTFRVGMEVNYAPFNFSEVSDENGGYPVANSPGEYANGYDVQFAKKIADGLGKKLEIYKIEWDGLIPALTSGKIDAIVAGMSPTAERLEQIDFSVPYYHAKMVVVTQKDSKYEDAKSINDFEGAKITAQLGTFHVAMIDQMAGVNKQESMDSFPTMIAAANAGTIDGYISEEAGAESAVAANPKLTYVTFDEANGFETKDEDTTVGVGIAKNSPLTEEVNKVLSSMDIEKEQEEIMGVMTKLTADEEESAGFIDEVKSIWATYSTLFLKGVVNTLIIAIVSTILGFLLGLLVAVIRGMEVKKTDNAFTYYLHKIINWILGAYVEIFRGTPMMVQSVIIFYGLKQYFDIDLSTMFAAILIVSINTGAYLSEVVRGGINSIDKGQFEACKAIGMTHFQTMVHVILPQTILTILPSIGNEFVINIKDTSVLNVISVTELFFMSKSVAGSTYQYFPTYLITAVIYFVLTFTITRILLVLERRFRDTDFIMESSTGANNV; encoded by the coding sequence ATGAAAAAGCTAGTAAAGATTATCCTTGCACTTATCCTAATCATTACGCCCCTTGGCCAGGTTAATGCAAGCGAAGAAGACACATTCAGAGTGGGTATGGAAGTAAACTACGCTCCCTTTAACTTCTCTGAAGTAAGTGATGAAAATGGAGGCTATCCTGTAGCCAACTCCCCGGGCGAATATGCCAACGGTTATGACGTCCAATTTGCCAAGAAGATCGCCGATGGTCTAGGCAAGAAGCTTGAAATCTACAAGATCGAATGGGACGGACTAATTCCTGCCCTAACTAGTGGCAAGATCGATGCAATAGTAGCTGGTATGAGCCCAACCGCTGAAAGGCTAGAGCAAATCGACTTTTCTGTTCCCTACTACCATGCCAAGATGGTTGTAGTTACCCAAAAGGACTCAAAGTATGAGGATGCTAAGTCCATTAACGACTTCGAAGGAGCAAAGATTACCGCCCAACTAGGGACCTTCCATGTAGCTATGATAGATCAAATGGCAGGTGTTAACAAACAAGAGTCCATGGACTCCTTCCCTACAATGATTGCTGCTGCAAATGCTGGGACTATTGATGGATATATCTCAGAGGAGGCTGGAGCTGAATCTGCTGTGGCTGCCAACCCAAAGCTTACTTATGTAACTTTTGATGAAGCTAATGGCTTTGAGACTAAGGATGAAGATACAACAGTAGGAGTAGGGATTGCCAAAAATTCTCCTCTTACAGAAGAAGTGAACAAGGTTCTTTCATCTATGGATATAGAAAAGGAACAAGAAGAGATTATGGGAGTAATGACCAAGCTTACTGCAGATGAGGAAGAAAGCGCAGGCTTTATCGATGAAGTTAAATCGATTTGGGCGACCTACTCTACTCTTTTCCTAAAGGGTGTAGTTAATACCCTAATCATAGCCATAGTTTCTACAATCCTAGGTTTCCTCTTAGGCCTTTTGGTTGCAGTTATTAGGGGAATGGAAGTCAAAAAGACAGATAATGCCTTTACCTACTATCTCCACAAAATAATCAACTGGATCTTGGGAGCTTATGTTGAAATATTTAGGGGAACCCCAATGATGGTTCAATCTGTAATCATCTTCTACGGACTTAAGCAATATTTCGATATAGACCTATCGACTATGTTTGCAGCAATCCTTATCGTTTCAATCAACACAGGAGCCTACCTATCTGAGGTAGTCCGTGGAGGAATCAATTCGATTGACAAGGGACAATTTGAAGCCTGCAAGGCTATAGGCATGACCCATTTCCAAACTATGGTTCACGTAATCCTACCTCAAACAATCCTTACAATTCTTCCTTCTATTGGAAACGAGTTTGTAATAAATATCAAGGATACATCAGTCCTTAACGTAATTTCTGTAACAGAGCTATTCTTTATGAGTAAGTCTGTCGCAGGATCAACCTACCAATACTTCCCAACCTACTTGATAACAGCAGTGATTTATTTCGTCCTAACCTTCACTATTACGAGAATCCTTCTTGTCCTTGAAAGAAGATTTAGGGATACTGACTTTATCATGGAATCATCAACAGGAGCAAACAATGTCTGA
- a CDS encoding amino acid ABC transporter ATP-binding protein produces MSEIIRVNNLEKKFGDNLVLKDINMAVNEGEVVSIIGSSGSGKSTLLRCLNLLESPTSGKILYRGDNILDHKFDQRKYRSRVGMVFQNFNLFANKTVLENCMLGQIKVLGRNHKEAEEISRKYLESVNMQNYVNAKPSQISGGQQQRVAIARALCMNPDLLLFDEPTSALDPETVGEVLDVMTKLAKSGMTMIVVTHEMDFARDVSSRVLFMNKGIILEDGTPEKIFTNPDHDRTKEFLKRFLGEN; encoded by the coding sequence ATGTCTGAGATAATTAGAGTAAACAATTTAGAGAAAAAATTCGGGGACAACCTAGTCCTTAAGGATATAAATATGGCGGTAAATGAAGGAGAAGTAGTCTCTATCATAGGATCTTCTGGATCTGGTAAGTCGACCCTCCTTCGCTGCCTTAACCTCTTAGAATCTCCTACAAGTGGAAAAATTCTCTACAGGGGCGACAACATCCTAGACCATAAGTTCGACCAAAGAAAATACAGGTCTAGGGTCGGCATGGTATTTCAAAACTTCAATCTCTTTGCCAACAAGACCGTCCTTGAAAACTGTATGCTAGGTCAAATCAAAGTCCTAGGCAGAAATCACAAGGAAGCTGAAGAAATTTCTAGAAAATACCTAGAAAGCGTTAATATGCAAAACTATGTCAACGCCAAGCCTAGCCAAATCTCCGGTGGTCAGCAACAAAGGGTAGCCATAGCCCGTGCCCTTTGCATGAACCCTGACCTCCTACTTTTCGATGAGCCAACAAGTGCCCTAGACCCAGAGACAGTAGGCGAGGTCCTAGATGTAATGACCAAGCTTGCAAAAAGCGGGATGACTATGATTGTAGTAACCCACGAGATGGACTTTGCAAGAGATGTATCTAGCAGGGTCTTGTTCATGAACAAGGGAATCATCCTAGAAGACGGCACTCCAGAAAAAATATTTACAAACCCAGACCACGATAGGACCAAGGAGTTCCTAAAGAGATTTTTGGGAGAAAATTAA
- a CDS encoding cation:proton antiporter, whose amino-acid sequence MLTNVGLIMIAGLIGSKLFSKIKLAPILGMLLAGIIISPNLLGLVKGDIGALSKDLRQIALVVILSRAGLSLSFDRLREVGLPAILMTFLPASFEMVAITFLANKIFNLPYIDSAILGAVLAAVSPAIVVPRMIRLIEEGYGEDKKIPEIILAGSSIDDVYTIVFFTVFINLKLGGQASMGSFLNIPISIITGILFGIILGYILDIIYSKINLGKIYKVIVLMGLSFFILEIEDLAKGYIAFSGLVAIISTTMTIKKLDQDLADELLDVYGSLWELFEIFLFVLVGITVDLSIIGEEILPALLLITGGLIFRMLGVYLALLPSNLEKSEKIFSGFAYLPKATVQAAIGPVALGYGIASGKLILAISVIAILYTAPLGAILTDKTYKKLLKNPKYNI is encoded by the coding sequence ATGTTAACAAATGTCGGACTTATAATGATAGCAGGTCTTATCGGCTCTAAGCTTTTTTCAAAAATCAAACTCGCCCCCATCTTGGGTATGCTTCTAGCAGGAATCATCATAAGCCCCAATCTCTTGGGACTAGTAAAAGGAGATATAGGAGCTCTTTCAAAGGACTTAAGGCAGATTGCCCTAGTTGTAATCCTATCGAGAGCTGGCCTTAGCCTATCTTTTGATAGATTAAGGGAGGTCGGTCTTCCTGCAATTCTAATGACCTTCCTTCCAGCAAGTTTTGAGATGGTCGCTATAACATTTCTTGCAAATAAAATCTTTAACCTTCCCTATATCGACAGTGCCATCCTTGGAGCTGTCCTTGCGGCAGTATCTCCTGCCATAGTTGTGCCAAGGATGATAAGGCTTATAGAAGAAGGCTATGGAGAAGATAAGAAAATCCCCGAGATAATCCTTGCAGGCTCTTCCATAGATGATGTCTACACCATAGTATTTTTTACGGTTTTTATCAATCTAAAGTTAGGAGGTCAAGCCTCTATGGGAAGTTTTCTAAATATTCCTATATCAATTATTACAGGAATTCTTTTTGGAATCATACTAGGATATATCCTTGATATAATTTATTCAAAAATAAATTTGGGCAAAATTTATAAGGTAATAGTCCTTATGGGTCTATCATTTTTCATCTTGGAGATAGAAGATTTGGCTAAGGGCTATATAGCCTTCTCTGGCCTTGTGGCTATTATTTCTACGACTATGACGATTAAAAAGCTCGACCAAGACCTTGCAGATGAGCTTTTGGATGTTTATGGAAGCCTTTGGGAACTTTTTGAGATCTTCCTCTTTGTCCTAGTGGGAATTACGGTAGACCTTTCCATAATAGGAGAAGAAATCCTACCAGCCCTTCTATTAATCACAGGAGGACTAATATTTAGGATGCTTGGAGTATATTTGGCTCTTCTTCCTTCAAATCTTGAAAAATCTGAGAAGATATTCTCAGGCTTCGCCTACCTACCAAAGGCCACAGTCCAAGCAGCCATAGGACCGGTCGCTCTAGGATACGGGATTGCAAGCGGTAAGTTAATCCTTGCCATATCAGTAATAGCAATCCTCTACACCGCTCCCCTTGGAGCCATACTTACAGATAAGACCTACAAGAAGTTATTGAAAAATCCTAAATATAATATTTAA
- a CDS encoding viroplasmin family protein, whose product MKYYAVKRGRNPGIYTSWDSCLKEVKGFSNASYKSFKKKEDAIAFMEDRKETIEVDDETIIAYVDGSYNLKEKIYGAGVVYISKDGEEELYESYTDDFYKHRNVAGEVRASELAIKKALEEKREKIIIYHDYQGISSWANDEWKANNALTISYKNFVKEARKSLKIGFVKVKGHSNDKYNDWADRLAKKGALVE is encoded by the coding sequence ATGAAATATTACGCAGTAAAAAGGGGAAGGAATCCTGGGATATACACATCCTGGGATTCTTGCCTTAAGGAAGTAAAGGGATTTTCCAATGCGAGCTACAAGTCCTTTAAGAAAAAGGAAGATGCTATAGCCTTTATGGAAGATAGAAAAGAGACGATTGAAGTAGACGATGAAACAATAATAGCCTATGTGGATGGGTCTTATAATCTTAAGGAGAAGATCTACGGGGCAGGGGTTGTCTACATAAGTAAGGACGGAGAAGAAGAGCTCTACGAATCCTACACAGATGACTTTTACAAGCACAGGAATGTAGCAGGAGAGGTCAGGGCAAGTGAGCTTGCTATAAAAAAGGCCCTGGAAGAAAAAAGAGAAAAAATAATAATCTATCACGACTACCAGGGAATTTCCTCCTGGGCCAATGACGAATGGAAGGCCAATAACGCACTTACTATCTCTTACAAAAACTTTGTAAAAGAAGCGAGAAAGAGCCTAAAGATAGGCTTTGTCAAGGTCAAGGGACATTCCAACGATAAGTACAACGACTGGGCAGATAGGCTCGCTAAAAAGGGTGCCCTAGTTGAATAA
- a CDS encoding alpha-amylase — MANEVMMQSFEWDTDGSGDFYKKLKKDAKTLKENGIDGLWLPPMTKGGSDMDVGYGVYDLWDLGEFDQKGTIRTKYGTKEELLDAIKSLQDAGIKCYADVVLNHKGNADFTEEFKAVMVDQNNREKDVSGEMDIEAWTGFDFKGRAGKYSDMVWHYYHFSGVDYDVKSDTSAIFRILGDGKYWEEDVSGEKGNFDYLMNCDIDHDHPEVREEIFKWADWFIDETKVDGFRYDALKHISSNFIHDLSDHIINEKGVENFYLFGEFWQYNKEEIAKYLETTDYNIDLFDVPLHFHMQEASKSMGNYDMRKIFDNTIVADFPAQAVTFVDNHDSQPGQSLDSWVEDWFKEIAYAMILFRKDGYPCIFAGDYYGLIGEVKTEAKYDLINNMLKVRKNYNYGEEDNYFDDPSVIGWVRRGDEDHKPLAVLISIKDMAEKQMFVGESEAGATYVDLSGKNEDITIDENGNGVFTVGPGSVTYWANKESL; from the coding sequence ATGGCCAATGAAGTCATGATGCAGTCTTTCGAGTGGGACACAGACGGATCGGGAGACTTTTATAAGAAACTAAAAAAAGATGCCAAGACCCTAAAGGAAAATGGTATTGATGGCTTGTGGCTTCCACCTATGACTAAGGGAGGAAGCGATATGGACGTAGGCTACGGTGTCTACGACCTCTGGGATCTTGGAGAGTTTGACCAAAAGGGAACTATAAGAACCAAATACGGAACCAAGGAAGAGCTCCTTGACGCTATAAAGTCCCTACAAGATGCTGGGATCAAATGCTATGCCGATGTGGTCCTAAACCATAAGGGAAATGCTGACTTTACAGAAGAATTTAAGGCAGTAATGGTTGATCAAAACAACAGAGAAAAAGACGTCTCAGGAGAGATGGACATAGAAGCCTGGACCGGCTTTGACTTTAAGGGAAGGGCTGGTAAGTATTCCGACATGGTTTGGCACTATTATCATTTCTCAGGTGTGGACTATGACGTAAAAAGTGATACTTCGGCTATATTTAGAATCCTAGGAGACGGAAAATATTGGGAAGAGGATGTATCAGGAGAGAAGGGCAATTTCGATTATCTGATGAATTGTGACATCGACCACGACCACCCGGAAGTAAGGGAAGAGATTTTCAAATGGGCCGACTGGTTTATCGACGAGACCAAGGTCGATGGCTTCAGATACGACGCCCTAAAGCATATCTCATCTAACTTCATCCACGACCTATCAGACCATATAATAAATGAAAAGGGCGTGGAGAACTTCTATCTCTTTGGAGAATTCTGGCAATATAACAAGGAAGAAATCGCCAAATATCTCGAAACTACAGACTATAACATAGATTTATTCGATGTTCCCCTACATTTTCATATGCAGGAAGCAAGCAAGTCCATGGGTAACTACGACATGAGAAAGATCTTCGATAATACAATCGTGGCAGACTTCCCTGCCCAAGCTGTGACCTTTGTAGATAACCACGACAGCCAACCAGGCCAGTCTCTAGACTCCTGGGTTGAGGATTGGTTTAAGGAGATTGCCTATGCCATGATCCTATTCAGAAAAGACGGCTATCCATGTATCTTCGCAGGAGACTATTATGGACTAATAGGAGAGGTAAAGACAGAGGCCAAATACGATCTAATAAACAATATGCTTAAGGTTAGGAAAAATTATAATTACGGCGAGGAAGACAATTACTTCGACGACCCTTCAGTTATAGGTTGGGTCAGAAGAGGAGACGAAGACCATAAGCCACTTGCTGTTCTAATTTCAATCAAAGACATGGCTGAAAAGCAAATGTTTGTAGGAGAGAGCGAGGCAGGAGCGACTTATGTGGACCTTTCTGGCAAAAACGAGGACATCACAATTGATGAAAATGGAAATGGAGTATTCACTGTAGGTCCAGGCTCTGTAACCTACTGGGCCAATAAGGAAAGCTTATGA
- the deoC gene encoding deoxyribose-phosphate aldolase: protein MKKLNSYIDHTNLKPEAQISEIKTLVDEAIANDFYSVCVNSTYVKDIKAYNKDVRIAAVVGFPLGAMATRAKAYEAKCAVEDGASEIDMVIPIGRLKDKDYAYVLDDIRACKEAIGDRILKVIIETCLLTDEEKIKACELAEEAGADFVKTSTGFSTGGALVSDVKLMKETVGDRLEVKASGGIHTRKEAMDMIEAGASRIGASKSIDICKE, encoded by the coding sequence ATGAAAAAACTAAATTCATATATAGACCACACTAATTTAAAGCCAGAAGCACAAATTTCCGAGATAAAAACCCTTGTCGATGAAGCTATCGCAAATGATTTCTACAGTGTATGTGTAAACTCTACCTACGTTAAGGATATCAAAGCCTACAATAAAGACGTAAGAATCGCTGCAGTAGTTGGCTTTCCACTAGGAGCAATGGCTACAAGGGCCAAGGCCTATGAGGCAAAATGCGCCGTAGAAGACGGGGCAAGCGAGATCGATATGGTAATTCCAATCGGAAGACTTAAGGATAAAGATTATGCCTATGTCCTAGATGATATAAGAGCTTGTAAGGAAGCTATAGGAGATAGAATCCTTAAGGTAATCATTGAAACTTGCCTATTAACAGACGAGGAAAAGATTAAGGCCTGTGAGCTAGCTGAGGAAGCTGGAGCTGATTTTGTAAAGACTTCTACAGGATTTTCTACGGGAGGAGCTTTAGTCTCTGACGTAAAACTTATGAAGGAAACAGTAGGAGATAGGCTAGAAGTTAAGGCAAGTGGCGGAATCCATACTAGAAAAGAAGCCATGGATATGATTGAAGCTGGAGCTAGTAGGATTGGTGCTAGTAAGTCAATTGATATTTGTAAGGAGTAA
- a CDS encoding PP2C family protein-serine/threonine phosphatase has protein sequence MANTSNFTEDKNFFILNSMDDWVRIVDTNGKTIFINDVFKKACDMSSELKNYLDESSSFLLGDRNEAVRNTTMIEEKLIDERYFSIKSSPIYNGDEFLGIVEVYRDITRESLMKIELFNNNRNMLDDVRFVKKIQTNILPRDKAYGKLSLKSKYIPSDELSGDFFDLIKIKEGKYALYIADIMGHGVKASIMTMFIKVTMNAILDKHPDYSPSEILFKLREKFAKLGMESSQYFTAWLGIFDVGKDSLTFSNAGHNCPPLWYSKSNDEVTYLLASGRMISNIIEPDNYDEKMIELENGDRLLLFSDGAIETKDEKRCEYGLERLRENFASYHDLEKSYTDIKNFTWGKQEDDLSLVQIEYKEK, from the coding sequence ATGGCAAATACAAGTAACTTTACTGAAGATAAAAATTTTTTCATATTAAATTCTATGGATGATTGGGTTAGGATTGTCGATACAAACGGTAAGACTATCTTTATTAATGATGTCTTTAAGAAAGCGTGCGATATGTCTTCTGAGCTAAAAAACTACCTAGACGAGTCTTCCTCTTTTCTTTTAGGAGATAGGAATGAAGCTGTGAGAAACACTACCATGATCGAAGAAAAGTTAATCGATGAGAGGTATTTTTCTATCAAGTCTTCTCCAATCTACAACGGAGATGAGTTTTTGGGGATTGTGGAAGTATATAGGGACATCACCCGTGAAAGTCTGATGAAAATTGAGCTTTTTAATAACAATAGAAACATGCTCGATGATGTTAGATTCGTAAAGAAGATTCAAACTAACATCCTTCCTAGGGACAAGGCCTATGGCAAGCTTAGCTTGAAGAGTAAGTATATACCTAGTGATGAACTTTCTGGGGACTTCTTCGACCTAATCAAGATTAAAGAAGGAAAATATGCCCTCTACATTGCAGATATTATGGGCCATGGGGTTAAGGCTTCGATAATGACTATGTTTATCAAGGTCACTATGAATGCCATTCTCGACAAACACCCTGACTATTCCCCATCAGAGATTTTATTTAAATTAAGGGAGAAGTTCGCAAAACTTGGCATGGAGTCAAGTCAATATTTTACAGCTTGGCTTGGAATATTTGATGTGGGAAAAGATTCCCTAACATTTTCCAATGCTGGTCACAACTGTCCTCCCCTTTGGTATTCTAAAAGCAATGATGAGGTAACTTACCTTTTGGCAAGCGGCAGGATGATTTCAAATATTATAGAGCCAGATAATTATGACGAAAAGATGATAGAATTGGAAAATGGAGATAGGCTTCTACTATTTTCCGATGGGGCCATAGAGACGAAGGATGAGAAAAGATGTGAGTATGGACTTGAGAGACTAAGGGAAAATTTTGCATCTTACCACGACCTAGAAAAAAGCTACACAGATATTAAAAACTTTACCTGGGGCAAGCAGGAAGATGACCTTAGTCTTGTCCAAATCGAATATAAGGAGAAATAA
- a CDS encoding PTS transporter subunit EIIC: protein MTNNELAKLLIEDFGGSGNLREVINCMTRVRVKVNNPDLIAYENIKSREGVLGLVEGEQVQVILGPGKSEKVARAMANLSDSNFSEETDKEKLQRKTQENKESYKAKQKQSGFKKFTSSIASVFVPLIPAFVGAGLIGGVASVLQNMVTAGSVSQESVATLIQVLNIMKNGLYAYLNIFIGINAARVFKANQGLGGVVGGMVYLTGMNPDMPINNIFLGTPLAAGQGGVIGVLVSVWILSKVENALHKAVPDSLDIIIVPAISLIIVGLLHMFIIMPLAGLISNGLIGFIDGVINIGGPISGFILGALFLPMVMLGLHQILTPIHVAMIESQGATYLLPILAMAGAGQVGAAIAILVKCKNNKQIQTIAKGGLPVGILGIGEPLIYALTLPMGKAFITACIGGGVGGAVICLIGSIGATAIGPSGIALIPLIYNNRWLGYLAGLIAGYVGGFVATYFFGIDEKYVEGASLDNSNKFEFK from the coding sequence ATGACAAACAATGAATTAGCCAAATTATTGATAGAAGATTTTGGTGGATCAGGAAACTTAAGAGAAGTCATCAATTGTATGACTAGAGTTAGGGTAAAAGTAAATAACCCCGACCTAATTGCTTATGAAAATATCAAATCAAGAGAGGGAGTTCTTGGCCTTGTAGAAGGAGAACAAGTTCAAGTAATTCTAGGACCAGGTAAGAGCGAGAAGGTAGCACGAGCTATGGCTAACCTATCAGATAGCAACTTTAGCGAAGAAACTGATAAGGAAAAACTTCAAAGAAAAACCCAGGAAAACAAAGAAAGCTACAAGGCTAAGCAAAAGCAAAGTGGATTCAAGAAATTTACATCAAGCATTGCTTCAGTATTTGTTCCACTAATTCCAGCCTTCGTTGGGGCAGGTCTTATTGGTGGTGTAGCTTCAGTTTTACAAAATATGGTTACAGCAGGCAGCGTAAGCCAAGAGTCTGTGGCAACATTAATCCAAGTTCTCAATATTATGAAAAATGGTCTTTATGCCTATCTTAATATATTTATAGGTATAAATGCAGCGAGAGTTTTTAAGGCAAATCAAGGCCTAGGTGGAGTAGTTGGAGGAATGGTCTATCTTACTGGAATGAATCCAGATATGCCAATAAATAATATTTTCCTAGGAACACCACTTGCTGCAGGTCAAGGAGGAGTTATTGGTGTATTAGTATCAGTTTGGATTTTATCCAAGGTTGAAAATGCCCTCCACAAGGCTGTGCCAGATTCTTTGGATATTATAATTGTTCCAGCAATCTCGCTAATTATTGTAGGACTACTTCATATGTTTATCATTATGCCACTAGCAGGACTTATCTCTAATGGGCTAATTGGATTTATAGATGGAGTTATCAATATAGGTGGACCAATATCTGGATTTATCCTAGGGGCTTTATTCCTTCCAATGGTAATGCTTGGACTTCACCAAATACTCACCCCAATTCATGTAGCTATGATTGAATCACAAGGAGCTACCTATCTTCTTCCAATACTTGCTATGGCAGGGGCTGGACAAGTTGGAGCTGCCATTGCGATTTTGGTAAAATGTAAGAATAATAAGCAAATCCAAACCATAGCTAAGGGTGGACTTCCAGTTGGAATTCTTGGAATTGGCGAGCCATTAATCTACGCCCTAACCCTACCAATGGGTAAGGCCTTCATCACAGCTTGTATTGGTGGTGGAGTTGGTGGTGCTGTAATTTGTCTAATAGGATCTATCGGAGCTACAGCCATAGGACCATCAGGAATTGCCTTGATTCCGCTTATTTATAATAATAGATGGCTAGGATACCTTGCTGGACTTATTGCAGGATATGTAGGAGGTTTTGTAGCGACTTACTTCTTTGGTATTGATGAAAAATATGTAGAGGGAGCAAGTCTCGACAATTCTAATAAGTTTGAATTTAAATAA
- the murQ gene encoding N-acetylmuramic acid 6-phosphate etherase has protein sequence MRLSSTEDRNPKSANLDLKTTREILEIINKEDRTIAGSVGQSLEDIEKLTEEVVKTLRNGGRLFYLGAGTSGRLGVLDASETVPTFSVDPKLVTGLIAGGDYALRHPIENAEDSVKAGEEDLIKENLTSKDFVIGIAASGRTPYCIGAVEYAKKLGAKTGSIACNKNALISSHVDYPIEIETGAEVLTGSTRMKAGTATKMVLNMISTTAMVKIGKVYDNLMVDLRPTNEKLIDRARKIIVEVTGISYERAVEILEEANREVKPAIIMANKNISYEKALEILKINQGFIREDL, from the coding sequence ATGAGATTGTCTTCAACAGAAGATAGAAATCCCAAAAGTGCAAACTTAGATCTAAAGACTACTAGGGAGATTTTGGAGATTATTAATAAAGAAGATAGGACGATTGCAGGAAGTGTTGGACAATCCTTGGAGGATATTGAAAAGCTTACAGAAGAAGTAGTAAAGACTTTAAGAAATGGTGGTAGACTATTTTATCTAGGAGCAGGAACTAGCGGAAGGCTTGGAGTTCTCGATGCCTCTGAGACTGTGCCAACCTTTTCTGTAGATCCAAAGCTTGTAACAGGTCTTATTGCAGGAGGAGACTATGCCCTCCGTCATCCTATAGAAAATGCTGAGGATAGCGTAAAGGCAGGAGAAGAAGATTTGATTAAGGAAAATCTCACATCCAAGGACTTTGTTATAGGAATTGCAGCAAGCGGTAGAACTCCTTACTGCATAGGAGCTGTTGAATACGCTAAAAAGCTAGGTGCTAAGACTGGGTCTATTGCTTGTAACAAAAATGCCTTAATTTCTTCTCACGTAGATTATCCGATAGAAATAGAAACTGGAGCGGAAGTGCTTACAGGCTCTACCAGGATGAAGGCAGGAACTGCAACCAAAATGGTTCTCAATATGATATCGACCACAGCCATGGTTAAGATTGGCAAGGTCTATGATAATCTTATGGTCGACTTAAGGCCAACTAATGAGAAGCTTATAGATAGGGCTAGAAAGATTATAGTAGAAGTGACAGGAATTTCCTATGAAAGGGCAGTAGAAATATTAGAAGAAGCTAATAGAGAAGTAAAACCTGCAATAATAATGGCAAATAAGAACATAAGTTATGAGAAAGCCCTAGAGATATTAAAAATAAATCAAGGTTTTATAAGAGAGGATTTGTGA